In a genomic window of Aphanothece sacrum FPU1:
- a CDS encoding HesB/IscA family protein, which translates to MIELTPAAIKEIKRIQTSRQQPDTYFRLGVTEGGCSGLCYVLELCKTQQESDRVYPLDQITLVIDSDSLPYLQELRVDYAEDLMGGGFRFTNPNTQSSCSCGASFAHKP; encoded by the coding sequence ATGATTGAACTAACTCCCGCAGCCATTAAAGAGATTAAAAGAATACAAACCAGTCGTCAACAACCCGACACTTACTTCCGTTTAGGAGTCACAGAAGGAGGCTGTTCTGGCTTATGCTATGTCTTAGAACTGTGTAAAACCCAACAAGAAAGCGATCGCGTCTATCCTCTAGACCAAATAACCTTAGTTATCGACTCAGACAGTCTACCCTATCTCCAAGAATTACGAGTAGATTACGCTGAAGACCTTATGGGAGGCGGATTTCGCTTCACTAATCCTAACACACAAAGCTCCTGTAGCTGTGGAGCATCCTTTGCCCACAAACCCTAA
- a CDS encoding pentapeptide repeat-containing protein: MNNNQSFTEIVSRMKNVIDAPTDDWFELAKIADLDHLTCFAGKDLSNFSPIDRKLSGANFSKTNFSNSDLSKTDLSNANLSYANLSNTNLKNANLSNANLTHANLSNADLTNADLSGADLTNTILHNAKIENAIFKNNIGLWVGVPFSVSPQIEELNNTEIRLPPGMSIEYWIAEFLITQNQMTSHDNQQPQKMDSPKSYIEIYNPSNESNLFKFEAIFNSEAPINCIPESIISSLGALTYSNIKLRDNLGKILSLKTYYVNIKINGTDIENVEVVAIPKEYAVINQHILNQYQRNSCSKNKAS; encoded by the coding sequence ATGAATAACAATCAATCTTTTACAGAAATAGTTTCTCGTATGAAAAATGTTATTGATGCTCCCACAGATGACTGGTTTGAATTAGCTAAAATTGCAGATTTAGACCATTTAACGTGCTTTGCGGGAAAAGATCTTAGCAATTTTAGTCCAATAGATAGAAAGCTAAGCGGTGCAAATTTTAGTAAGACAAATTTTAGTAACAGCGACTTAAGTAAAACAGATTTAAGTAACGCTAATCTCAGTTATGCTAACTTGAGTAATACTAATCTAAAAAACGCTAACTTAAGTAATGCTAACCTAACTCACGCTAATTTGAGTAATGCTGATTTAACTAATGCTGACCTAAGTGGTGCTGATTTAACTAATACTATCTTGCATAATGCTAAAATAGAAAATGCTATCTTTAAAAATAATATAGGCTTATGGGTTGGTGTTCCGTTCTCTGTTTCTCCTCAAATTGAAGAATTAAACAATACAGAAATTCGTTTACCTCCTGGAATGTCTATCGAATATTGGATAGCTGAATTTTTAATCACACAAAATCAAATGACAAGTCATGATAATCAACAACCTCAAAAAATGGATTCTCCCAAAAGTTACATAGAAATTTATAATCCATCTAATGAGTCTAATCTTTTTAAATTTGAAGCAATTTTTAATTCTGAAGCACCAATTAATTGTATTCCTGAATCTATTATTTCTTCCCTTGGAGCTTTGACTTATAGTAATATTAAATTACGAGACAATTTAGGGAAAATTTTGTCATTGAAGACTTATTATGTCAATATTAAAATTAATGGTACTGACATCGAAAATGTTGAAGTAGTAGCCATTCCTAAAGAATATGCTGTTATTAACCAACACATTCTCAATCAATACCAGCGTAACTCCTGTAGCAAAAATAAAGCTAGTTAA
- the rpsG gene encoding 30S ribosomal protein S7: protein MSRRGNIKRRPVPPDAVYNSCLISMTIRRVMKSGKKSVASGIVYDALTTIGERTGSDPLEVFEKAIKNLTPLVEVKARRVGGATYQVPMEVRSSRGTTLALRWLIHYSRIRGGRTMASKLANEIMDAANETGAAMKKRDETHRMADANKAFAHYRY from the coding sequence ATGTCTCGTCGAGGAAACATCAAAAGACGTCCCGTTCCCCCTGATGCAGTTTATAATAGCTGCTTAATCAGTATGACCATCCGTCGAGTGATGAAAAGTGGCAAAAAATCCGTAGCTTCGGGCATTGTTTATGATGCTTTAACCACCATTGGAGAACGGACAGGTAGTGATCCCTTAGAAGTGTTTGAAAAAGCGATCAAAAACCTAACCCCTTTAGTAGAAGTTAAAGCGCGTCGGGTGGGTGGTGCAACCTATCAAGTGCCGATGGAAGTCCGTTCATCACGGGGAACAACCCTGGCTTTACGGTGGTTAATACACTACTCCCGTATTAGAGGAGGACGTACCATGGCCTCCAAATTAGCCAATGAAATTATGGATGCTGCCAACGAAACAGGGGCCGCCATGAAGAAACGGGACGAAACCCACCGGATGGCAGATGCGAATAAAGCTTTTGCTCATTATCGCTATTAA
- the rpsL gene encoding 30S ribosomal protein S12 — MPTIQQLIRSERSKLHKKTKSPALKQCPQRRGVCTRVYTTTPKKPNSALRKVARVRLTSGFEVTAYIPGIGHNLQEHSVVLIRGGRVKDLPGVRYHIIRGTLDAQGVKDRKQGRSKYGTKRPKAKE, encoded by the coding sequence ATGCCCACTATTCAACAACTAATTCGGAGCGAACGCTCAAAACTTCACAAGAAAACCAAATCCCCCGCGCTAAAACAGTGTCCCCAGCGTCGAGGAGTCTGCACCCGCGTTTACACCACAACCCCTAAAAAACCCAACTCAGCCTTAAGAAAAGTGGCTAGGGTTCGTTTAACATCAGGATTTGAAGTAACCGCCTATATCCCAGGTATCGGCCATAACCTACAAGAACACTCCGTAGTACTGATTCGGGGCGGTCGGGTTAAAGACTTACCTGGTGTACGTTATCATATCATTCGCGGGACCTTAGACGCACAAGGAGTCAAAGACCGCAAACAAGGAAGGTCTAAATACGGCACTAAACGACCCAAAGCTAAAGAATAA
- the fusA gene encoding elongation factor G has protein sequence MARTIPLERVRNIGIAAHIDAGKTTTTERILFYTGVAHKLGEVHEGTATMDWMAQEQERGITITAAAITTNWLDHRINIIDTPGHVDFTIEVERSMRVLDGVVAVFCSVGGVQPQSETVWRQADRYEVPRIAFVNKMDRTGANFFKVYEQIKDRLRTNAIPIQIPIGCENDFHGIVDLVRMRAKIYQDDLGQNIEDTEIPEELLEQVQEYRALLIEAVAETDEELLGKYLEGEELTEEEIKRGLRQGTLTRTIMPLLCGSAFKNKGVQLLLDAVVDYLPSPVEVPPIKGILANGKEDTRKASDEEPFAALAFKIASDPYGRLTFMRVYSGVLAKGSYVYNSSKDGKERVSRLIILKSNDRIEVDELRAGDLGAAIGLKNTTTGDTLCDEQKAIILESLFVPEPVISVAVEPKTKQDMEKLSKALQALSDEDPTFRVSVDPETNQTVIAGMGELHLEILVDRMLREYKVEATVGQPQVAYRETIRKSCNAEGKYIRQSGGKGQYGHVVIEVQPGEPGSGVEFVSKIVGGVIPKEYISPAEQGMKEACASGIVAGYPVIDLKVTLIDGSYHDVDSSEMAFKIAGSMAVREAVTKANPVVLEPIMKIEVEVPEDFLGDIMGDLNSRRGNIEGMNSDDGLAKVAANVPLAEMFGYATDIRSKTQGRGIFSMEFSHYAEVPRHVAEAIIAKNKGNI, from the coding sequence ATGGCACGTACTATTCCCCTGGAGAGGGTGCGAAATATTGGAATTGCCGCTCACATAGATGCGGGTAAAACCACAACAACAGAACGAATCCTCTTTTATACAGGAGTCGCCCACAAACTTGGGGAAGTTCACGAAGGAACTGCCACAATGGATTGGATGGCTCAAGAACAAGAACGGGGGATCACCATTACGGCGGCTGCCATTACTACCAATTGGCTCGATCACCGAATTAATATTATTGATACCCCAGGTCACGTCGATTTTACCATTGAAGTTGAACGTTCCATGAGGGTCTTAGATGGTGTGGTAGCAGTATTCTGTTCAGTCGGAGGGGTTCAACCTCAGTCGGAAACCGTATGGCGACAAGCAGACCGTTATGAAGTGCCTCGTATTGCTTTTGTCAATAAGATGGATCGTACGGGTGCTAATTTCTTTAAGGTTTACGAACAAATTAAAGACCGTCTCAGAACTAATGCTATTCCCATTCAGATTCCCATCGGCTGCGAAAATGACTTTCATGGTATTGTAGATTTAGTGCGGATGCGGGCTAAGATCTATCAGGATGACCTGGGACAAAACATTGAAGATACAGAAATTCCTGAAGAACTATTAGAGCAAGTTCAAGAATACCGTGCTTTACTTATAGAAGCCGTCGCCGAAACTGATGAAGAGTTGCTAGGAAAATATTTGGAAGGGGAAGAATTAACGGAGGAGGAAATTAAACGGGGACTGCGTCAAGGAACCCTAACCCGGACTATTATGCCTCTTTTATGTGGTTCTGCCTTTAAAAATAAAGGGGTGCAACTGTTATTAGATGCGGTGGTGGATTATTTGCCCTCTCCGGTAGAAGTTCCCCCTATTAAGGGAATTTTAGCCAATGGTAAAGAAGATACGCGAAAAGCATCGGATGAAGAACCTTTTGCCGCTTTGGCCTTTAAAATTGCCTCTGATCCCTATGGTCGCCTTACCTTCATGCGGGTGTACTCTGGGGTATTAGCTAAAGGAAGTTATGTGTATAATTCCAGCAAAGATGGCAAAGAGCGGGTTTCTCGTCTAATTATTCTCAAATCTAACGATAGAATTGAAGTAGATGAACTAAGGGCGGGAGACTTAGGGGCTGCCATTGGCTTAAAAAATACGACGACTGGGGATACTCTGTGTGATGAGCAGAAGGCCATTATTTTGGAATCTCTGTTTGTCCCAGAACCAGTGATTTCCGTCGCCGTAGAGCCAAAAACCAAGCAAGACATGGAAAAACTTTCCAAAGCCTTGCAAGCCCTATCAGATGAAGATCCCACCTTCCGAGTGAGTGTTGACCCCGAAACTAACCAAACCGTCATTGCTGGAATGGGAGAACTCCACCTAGAAATCTTGGTGGATCGAATGTTACGGGAGTACAAAGTAGAAGCGACAGTGGGACAACCACAAGTTGCCTATAGGGAAACTATTCGGAAGTCATGTAATGCCGAAGGCAAATACATTCGTCAGAGTGGGGGTAAAGGTCAATATGGTCATGTGGTGATCGAGGTGCAACCAGGGGAACCAGGAAGCGGGGTTGAATTCGTTTCTAAGATTGTAGGGGGAGTGATTCCTAAAGAATACATTTCTCCTGCTGAACAAGGAATGAAGGAAGCTTGTGCATCAGGGATTGTCGCAGGATACCCAGTGATCGATCTTAAAGTAACATTAATTGATGGGTCTTACCATGATGTTGACTCCTCAGAGATGGCTTTTAAGATTGCCGGGTCCATGGCTGTTCGTGAGGCCGTAACTAAAGCGAACCCTGTTGTCCTAGAACCCATAATGAAAATTGAGGTAGAAGTGCCTGAAGATTTCTTAGGCGATATCATGGGAGATCTCAACTCTCGCCGTGGGAACATCGAAGGGATGAACTCCGATGACGGACTTGCCAAAGTTGCTGCTAATGTTCCTCTAGCAGAAATGTTTGGCTATGCGACCGATATCCGGTCAAAAACCCAAGGTCGGGGGATCTTCTCCATGGAGTTTAGTCACTATGCAGAAGTCCCTCGTCATGTGGCTGAAGCGATCATCGCTAAAAACAAAGGGAACATATAA